The Kribbella shirazensis genomic interval CGTCAGCACCTGCCCGCGCACCGGCGTCACGGTCGGATCGCTCGCGGTCAGGCGCGCGCCCAGCCCGGTGCAGTTGACCACGAGATCGGCCCCGGTCGGCAACGCGGACAGCGCCGCGCGCGTCAGTGTCCCGCCGGCCGCCTCGAGCCGTTTCACCAGCGAGGGCAGGTACGCCGGCATGTCGATGACCGGCGACGTGAACGACCACCCGTCCGCGAACCCGACCGGCGGCGACCCCACCCGCTCCAGATCCGGCAGTACGTCGGCCCACCGCGGATCCGGCGTCCGCTCCACCAGGAACTCGCGCCCGTGCCGCAGCTGCACCGACGGCTCGACCTCCGCCAGCTTCGCGAACTCCTCGTACGTCGTCCGCGACCAGCCCGCCACCCGATCCACCGGCGCCGACAGGTACGGGTACCAGATCGCGGCCGCCACCGACGACGTCGTCTCCAACGGCAGATCGCGGGCGAACACCGCCACGTCGTACCCGCCCTCGGCGAGCCGGATGGCACAGCTCAGCCCGATCACGCCCGCACCCACCACGATCACGCGCATTCACACAGTGTTACCCAACCGCCGTGATCACGCCAGGCAGGGACCTCAGTGCAGGTCGACCGCGAAGGAGTAGAAGCGGGTGATCTGCGTGGCACCGTTGTTGTCGTCCGACAGCAGGTACAGCTGCCGCCGCCCGCCCGGCAGGTACTCGCCGAGCGTGAGCGCCTCGACGTTGTCCAGCAACGGGTTCGGCTGTGGCTGCTTGGCGACCGCACCGGACGGCGGGCAGTCGACCAGGTCGAACAGGAGCTTCTTCTGCAGGAAGACCTGCTCCGGCGCATCCGCGAGCGACGCCACCTTGGTCACATCGGTCGCGTGCCGCAGCGAGACCGTGAACACACGGATCGTGTTCCCGACGCCCGGCGTGTACGTCCGCTCCATCGACACCAGCTCGGTCGGGCTCGCCGACGCCAGCTCGACCAGCGCGAGGCCCGGGTCCGGCTTGTACGCGTACTGCGCGACCGGCCGGTACTCGTGCCCGGGCAGGCCGAAGTACCGGATGATGCGGTTCCGCGACCGGTTGCCGGCGTCGGTCCCGTCCGTGGCGAGCGGCCCTTCCATCCCGGCGTACAGCGAGAGACCGTCGCGGCTGACCGCGAGCGACTCGAACGTCGCGTTGTTGCTCGCTTCACCGGCCGGCGCGACCCGGAAGCGCTCCGGGACCGGCAACTCGCCGGTCTGCTTGCCGTCCGAGAGCCGGAAGCGCCGGATCGAGGGCTCGCGCTCCGACGTCGCGAGGATGGTCCGGTCGCCCCGCTCGACGACGAGTCCTTCACCGTCGAAGTCGCCGCCGTTGTACGGCGTACCGTCCGGCCGCTTGAGGATCGTCATCCCGTCGACGCTGACCGAGGTCGGCGCGCTGTTCACGCGCAGGTCGAACACACGGGCCGGGCTGGTCTGGACGTTGTCCACCAGCGCGACCGCGCTGTGCGGCCCGGTCACGTCGAGCGCCGAGAGTCCGGCGACCAGTTGCCCGTCGTACGTCGTCTTGTCGAGCGCGTCGCTGAAACCGAGGAGCGCCGCGTCGGGTGAGCACGCTCCACCACCGCCGGGCCTGTCTCCAGTGGCTGACGCAGTCGCCGATGCGGTGAGCGTCGTGGTGAGGGCGGTCAGGACAACTGCTGCGGCGAGCGGCTTGTGCCAGCGCATTCCGGAACTCCTTGGAAGAGACGACAGCTGCGATCAAAACCTATCCCGCACAACAGCAGATGAACGCCCGGTCAACGCACCATGCAAGGGCGCTTCGGGTCGAACTCCCAGTCCTCGATCAGGTACTGCATCGCGATGGCGTCGTTGCGCGCGCCGAGGCCGTGTTCCAGGTACAGCCCGTGTGCCGCCGCCAATGCGTCGCGGTCGAGCTCGATGCCGAGGCCGGGGCGCGTGGGTACGGCGATCTGGCCGTCGGCGATGCGCAACGGCTCCTTGGTCAGCGCCTGGCCGTCCTGCCAGATCCAGTGCGTGTCCAGCGCGGTGATGTCGCCCGGTGCGGCCGCGCCGACGTGGGTGAACATCGCCAGCGAGATGTCGAAGTGGTTGTTCGAGTGCGAGCCCCAGGTCAGCCCGAAGTCGTGGCACAGCTGCGCGACCCGCACCGACCCGGCCATCGTCCAGAAGTGCGGGTCGGCCAACGGTATGTCGACCGCGTCCGTCCGGATCGCGTGCGCCAGTTCGCGCCAGTCGGTCGCGATCATGTTGGTCGCCGTGCGCAGACCGGTCCGGCGTTTGAACTCCGCCATCGTCTCCCGCCCGGAGAACCCGGCCTCGGCGCCGCACGGATCCTCGACATAGGCGAGTACGTCGTCCAGCCCCGAGCAGACCGCGACGGCTTCCCGGAGCAGCCACGCCCCGTTCGGGTCGACCGTGATCCGCGCGGCCGGAAACCGCTCGTGCAAAGCCCGCACCGCGTCGATCTCCACGTGCGGGTCGAACACCCCACCCTT includes:
- a CDS encoding FAD-dependent oxidoreductase encodes the protein MRVIVVGAGVIGLSCAIRLAEGGYDVAVFARDLPLETTSSVAAAIWYPYLSAPVDRVAGWSRTTYEEFAKLAEVEPSVQLRHGREFLVERTPDPRWADVLPDLERVGSPPVGFADGWSFTSPVIDMPAYLPSLVKRLEAAGGTLTRAALSALPTGADLVVNCTGLGARLTASDPTVTPVRGQVLTVEPCGLTDWLVADRSPDELTYVIPRQNDVVVGGTSQPGDWNLTVDPDTTSQILERAAELVPQLRKAKIIRQRVGLRPARPTIRCELVRTSAGEPIIHCYGHGGSGVTLSWGCADEVLDLVRSV
- a CDS encoding enolase C-terminal domain-like protein → MTPTVASVEVVPVAGSDSMLLNLSGAHGPFFTRNVVIVTDSTGNVGLGEVPGGEKIARTIRDAAPLLIGQPLIRYRSLLRSISTTFEGRDAGGRGLQTFDLRTTVHAVTGLESALLDLLGQHLGVPVAELLGEGQQRTTVPVLGYLFYVGDVEQTDLPYRMDDGGGGADRGAPGGGGADGGVRGRDRWLELRRRPVLTAEAVVALAEAAQERYGFVDFKLKGGVFDPHVEIDAVRALHERFPAARITVDPNGAWLLREAVAVCSGLDDVLAYVEDPCGAEAGFSGRETMAEFKRRTGLRTATNMIATDWRELAHAIRTDAVDIPLADPHFWTMAGSVRVAQLCHDFGLTWGSHSNNHFDISLAMFTHVGAAAPGDITALDTHWIWQDGQALTKEPLRIADGQIAVPTRPGLGIELDRDALAAAHGLYLEHGLGARNDAIAMQYLIEDWEFDPKRPCMVR
- a CDS encoding esterase-like activity of phytase family protein, with amino-acid sequence MRWHKPLAAAVVLTALTTTLTASATASATGDRPGGGGACSPDAALLGFSDALDKTTYDGQLVAGLSALDVTGPHSAVALVDNVQTSPARVFDLRVNSAPTSVSVDGMTILKRPDGTPYNGGDFDGEGLVVERGDRTILATSEREPSIRRFRLSDGKQTGELPVPERFRVAPAGEASNNATFESLAVSRDGLSLYAGMEGPLATDGTDAGNRSRNRIIRYFGLPGHEYRPVAQYAYKPDPGLALVELASASPTELVSMERTYTPGVGNTIRVFTVSLRHATDVTKVASLADAPEQVFLQKKLLFDLVDCPPSGAVAKQPQPNPLLDNVEALTLGEYLPGGRRQLYLLSDDNNGATQITRFYSFAVDLH